One region of Acropora muricata isolate sample 2 chromosome 13, ASM3666990v1, whole genome shotgun sequence genomic DNA includes:
- the LOC136895644 gene encoding uncharacterized protein, with protein sequence MKITTFWNMYLLLFSSATLHKVISQGSSSHLRLLGCFRDRASRQRVFSTLFSRSHAPWWWSNSIIQSCAIAAAAKGYRIFSIQNIKECRWGPKAERDYAKYGYGWYCYRGLGWYDSGSVYKIIATSPGPVAGGWSRWAPFSRCSASCNGGFQSRSRTCSRPLVWHRSGGCPGSNIERRACNTQPCLINGGWSFWGHWRPCSRTCGSGTQRRRRRCTNPPPRNGGASCAGRDFEIRHCNKMACPGCVEGSRVIGRCSQLCTCFSGRPINCARVRREFTAMTTADRVRYIRAVLQASTDPKYKQDYDKLITLHKSTFQSGIHERDQFLPWHRWFVLQYENILRRISCHITVPFWDWSMVSENPWRNGPTDLWYSGISGFGGNGGERETRCVIDGSFRRGAWRTVPSAGSGCLQRQFNLTQRPPDTTVIANVLRIPSSSFDDFEIALRINLHDTIHCLIGGHMCSFDSAVAPEFALHHAFVDKLWMDWQLKSTQHLRAHFSQNAADLSGTGGRLVGDVIDNSRLPGGVRVEYENTHRPHSKVKRSTSRRLLSVLSEKAIKLFNVSKAEVEKAKKLGQRLLLLSTEQEKVLAP encoded by the exons ATGAAGATCACCACGTTCTGGAACATGTatcttttgttattttcatctGCAACTCTTCACAAAGTTATTTCTCAAG GTTCGTCTTCGCATCTGAGACTATTGGGTTGCTTCAGAGACAGAGCTTCAAGACAACGCGTTTTCTCGACTCTGTTTTCTCGATCCCATGCTCCTTGGTGGTGGTCAAATTCCATCATCCAATCGTGTGCCATCGCTGCCGCTGCTAAGGGATACCGAATATTCTCCATCCAGAACATAAAGGAGTGTCGCTGGGGACCCAAAGCTGAACGTGACTATGCCAAATACGGGTATGGATGGTACTGCTACCGTGGACTTGGATGGTACGATTCAGGAAGCGTCTACAAAATAATTGCTACTTCTCCAGGTCCAG TCGCTGGCGGTTGGTCCCGTTGGGCGCCCTTCTCAAGGTGTTCTGCATCGTGCAATGGGGGATTTCAGTCCCGTTCCCGAACATGTTCCAGGCCACTCGTCTGGCATCGCAGTGGTGGATGCCCGGGAAGCAACATTGAACGGCGAGCCTGTAACACGCAGCCTTGCTTAA TTAATGGAGGTTGGTCTTTCTGGGGTCACTGGAGACCATGTAGTCGAACCTGTGGAAGTGGAACACAAAGACGGAGAAGAAGATGTACCAACCCACCTCCAAGAAACGGAGGAGCTTCCTGTGCAGGAAGGGACTTCGAGATCAGACATTGCAACAAAATGGCGTGTCCag GTTGTGTTGAAGGAAGCAGGGTGATTGGCAGATGTAGTCAGCTGTGCACATGTTTCAGTGGTCGTCCCATTAACTGCGCTCGCGTTAGGCGCGAGTTCACTGCCATGACAACAGCAGACAGGGTTAGGTACATTCGAGCTGTTCTCCAGGCCTCCACTGATCCCAAATATAAGCAAGACTATGACAAGCTCATCACGCTCCACAAATCTACATTCCAATCTGGAATTCATGAGCGAGATCAATTTCTTCCTTGGCACCGATGGTTCGTTCTGCAGTATGAGAATATCCTTCGTCGCATCAGCTGTCATATAACTGTGCCCTTTTGGGATTGGAGTATGGTGTCAGAGAATCCATGGCGAAACG GGCCCACTGATTTATGGTACAGTGGTATCAGTGGTTTTGGCGGAAATGGAGGGGAACGGGAAACTCGATGCGTAATTGACGGATCTTTCAGGCGAGGGGCCTGGAGGACAGTTCCTTCGGCCGGAAGTGGTTGTTTGCAGCGTCAATTTAATCTGACACAGAGACCTCCGGACACCACTGTAATCGCAAACGTACTGAGAATTCCATCATCGAGCTTTGATGATTTTGAAATTGCCTTGCGCATTAACCTTCATGATACTATCCACTGCTTAATTGGAG GTCATATGTGCTCGTTTGATTCAGCCGTGGCGCCAGAATTTGCCTTACATCACGCTTTTGTTGACAAGCTATGGATGGATTGGCAGCTGAAGAGCACCCAACATCTGAGGGCTCACTTTTCGCAAAATGCGGCCGACTTATCAGGGACAGGAGGACGTCTTGTAGGAGATGTCATAGACAATTCCAGGCTGCCGGGAGGTGTCAGAGTGGAGTACGAGAACACACATCGCCCGCATTCCAAAG TAAAGCGTTCAACTTCCCGACGACTTCTTTCCGTGTTGAGTGAGAAGGCCATCAAGCTCTTTAATGTTTCAAAAGCTGAAGTAGAGAAAGCCAAGAAATTAGGGCAGAGACTTCTATTGCTATCTACCGAGCAAGAAAAAGTGTTGGCCCCTTaa
- the LOC136895655 gene encoding volume-regulated anion channel subunit LRRC8A-like, with protein MDSEKPNFHTKKLLTTWWDLVDHYVLAVVFAVSVASVGLQTTQDRLICIPAVRCSDFARNDSVVRRWKEYRDVLDTCDQSSSSIVLTKMSDRRQYDYTDNECFKKLHWFSAYYSLIFLAETVILLAISNFWQKYPNSASALAHCENLLSEFIKGDILVSAGEETQRRQQQPQNQQQEQQQQQQQQQEQQQQQKEQNLLKRLKVFEKCYSDENTSSVTLQYRLRGVVGFISTMLFLGINIGIYSSSAWSTQCQLDGHLTFATQHRFFQCTRSMETYFDIVSILLFVLLFFHLFFVSVSVGWSFTGERRKPEYKIIHESRQIHEYKGDAAFLFHFINQANYSFVITVISHLYEKDQTGQSREGPEAEPGDDRAPLAP; from the coding sequence ATGGATTCGGAAAAGCCAAATTTTCATACGAAGAAATTGCTGACAACCTGGTGGGATCTCGTCGATCATTACGTCCTGGCGGTTGTGTTTGCAGTTTCGGTGGCATCGGTTGGCTTACAAACCACCCAAGATCGTCTGATATGCATTCCCGCTGTTAGATGCTCAGACTTCGCAAGGAATGACTCAGTTGTGCGCAGGTGGAAAGAATATCGCGATGTTTTAGACACTTGCGATCAATCTTCATCCTCAATAGTCCTGACAAAGATGTCTGACCGACGGCAATACGATTACACTGACAACGAATGCTTCAAAAAGTTGCATTGGTTTTCAGCGTATTATTCGTTAATTTTCCTTGCCGAGACCGTAATTTTGCTGGCCATATCTAATTTCTGGCAGAAGTATCCAAACAGTGCAAGTGCTCTGGCTCATTGTGAAAATCTACTTTCGGAATTCATCAAAGGGGATATTTTGGTATCAGCAGGTGAGGAAACACAGCGACGGCAGCAACAGCCGCAAAACcagcaacaagaacaacaacaacaacaacaacaacaacaagaacaacaacagcagcaaaaagaacaaaaccttCTCAAACGATTAAAAGTATTTGAAAAATGTTACAGTGATGAGAATACCAGTTCCGTGACATTGCAATATAGATTGCGAGGTGTGGTGGGTTTTATTTCTACAATGCTTTTCTTAGGCATCAACATAGGCATCTACTCCTCTAGTGCTTGGTCGACTCAGTGTCAACTAGATGGTCATCTTACCTTTGCCACACAGCACAGGTTTTTCCAATGCACCCGGTCCATGGAAACGTACTTTGATAtagtttcaattttactttttgttctcctttttttccacttgttttttgtttctgtttctgttGGGTGGTCTTTTACTGGTGAACGCCGGAAGCCAGAATATAAAATTATTCATGAATCGCGCCAAATCCATGAGTATAAAGGAGATGCGgcatttttgtttcactttattAATCAAGCGAATTATAGTTTCGTGATAACTGTAATCAGCCACTTGTATGAAAAAGACCAGACAGGGCAATCGAGGGAAGGACCAGAAGCAGAACCGGGAGATGATCGTGCACCTCTGGCGCCTTAA